A segment of the Pelecanus crispus isolate bPelCri1 chromosome Z, bPelCri1.pri, whole genome shotgun sequence genome:
AACTTAGACCAAGCAATAGTCAGACCTATTGTCACCTAAACTATAAAAACTTCACTTCAGTTATGAACTTCCCATTCAATTCTCCTTTTGCTTGAGCTTGTCTGCCTGAAATTCCATGGGGGATTTTCCTCCCTATCGTGACTAACATCAACCTTCCATGATTTGCTTGCCCCTCCACTGAGAAAGAAGTTTGGAAGGTGAATTACCAAGTGAGTTCCTTTCAGATGCAATGGGAAGGACCTGCATACTTAGTGTTTTCTGTGCATCTTTGTACTTAAAACTACGTTTTTGAAAAGCTGGCACACAATGTTCAACTCTTCTGATCCACTGGACTTCTTTCTAAAATTTCATGTCACAAGAGACAAGCCGTGGGTCGTGGAAGTCTCTGGCAAGTGATTCCTAACCAGTGTTACGGCGGCAGGATACAACAACCCTGAGGATTCCCACCCGCCAGGGTGGGAGTGCAGCTGAATCGCAGAGCAACCCAGCATGTTCAGCTCCCgggtgcaggcagagcttgGGGACCTACCCTGGAAGTTACAGCCTGTAACAGTAATCCTAAAGAATTCCAGACTTGGAGGCCAAGGTTAGCATGCTGTCTGAGGAGGGTGAGTCATGCCTGCGCATGAACAGAAGAATTGTAGGTGTGTCTGTATCctccagaaaatatttcaagtctAGGTAATTAGTGGTCGCACAGGTCCCCTCACAGCTTGTACCTATTGGAAAATCACTTCTACGTGTTCAACGTAATGGTGTTCTCCAGCCAGTGTTAAAGTACGCAGTTGTCCTGTGCCCCTTGTGTAGGTAGAGCCTGCATCAGTGGAACACTTGAGACTCTGCACTCTGTGAGCACTAATGCAGTTGCTTATCCTGTCCAAAGTCCGGTGTTGAAAATGTAGCtgttaaaaggctttttttgaagatttttgtgGGAGTGGTCATTGCCTTTAGTTGTTAAGAGTTGTGTGGTGCTAAAGGGTGGCAATGTCTCTGACAGGTTGGTGCATTTTTGTAATGGGTAAAATGGTTGCCTTCTGTAAAGAACTTCAGAAATTTAAATAAGCTTCTCCATCTTTGTTGGTATTTGAAAACTCTCAAACCTAATTCAAATATCATTGAAATATAGGGAAGGTAACTAACCATCCTGCTGTCAAGAGTGGTGCTAAACCAAAATCATCACTTGTTCAATTAGCATCTGTGTGATGCTCTTAATTGTTTAATGTGACAATTTTCAATATTGCTGTCAGGTGTGAGAAGtctaatagtaaaaaaaaaaaaacatgtaatttaCTGCTTTCTCATTAACTAAGACTGCTGTACCCAACTTCAGTGGAAAAAGATGGAACAGCATTAAGATTAGAAAACCTCTTGCAATTGTAATACTGCTAAATTGTTTTCCAATTCTAACTTTGGTTATATCAGAAACAGTTTCACTGAAGTACCTCGAGTCCTTGCTGTTCCTGTTACATATACTATTACTTTACTATTCTGTTGTAAATAGGTGTACACTCGCTCTTTTATACTATGTAGTTCCTGGTTTTATGCTTGTGTTAACCTTTAATGCAGGAGGTGTTTATTAACTTCATGTATtacctaaaagaaaaacagatgactGGGTAGGATACATGAatggtgctttaaaaaaaagaagcaagcaagcagcatTGGGATGTGGGTAGACAGAAAGATGGATTCCAGCAAGTCTGACACGTTTGGAGTTAGGCAATATGCTTTCTAACAGACATCTCCCCAACAGGAGAAGGAAGACCAGCAATACTGATGTTTTGAAtaggattaatttaaaaaagtgtCCACTTTTGTTCACATgcacaagagaaggaaaaaacactcAATAACTACAGTTGACAAAACAGTGATATGTAGTCCTTTATTCCCCTCAAAAGGCATTTTAGAAAAACACCCTCTGCAGGAACACTAACAAAACCAATGCCTTAACTGCCCAGATTTTTAATCACATTAGCCTTTTGGGGTCAATTTTTTCCAGGTGCACTAGAGGCTTCAGTTGCTCGGCAAAGTTCCTCATGTCGTCAGAAACCACATCCTGTCCTGCTGGCGCTACCACGTTGAGCTCCACCAGGTAGGAGAGGGAGAGTGGCTCAATGCTCTCCGTGTTTCCCGGCATTAGGATGCGGAAGATCTTGTACACCACAATCTTCATGATGCCCTTGCGGAACACGTGCCCTTTGGCCACAAACTCGTGGTCCATGCGGAAGCCCATCTCCACCAGAAAGTCCGTCAGGTTGTCCGAAGTAGCGATGTCCACGCAGTTGCGCACCAGCGCGTGGCGGTTCTTGTCGCCTATTTCTGGCTGGCCCAGGTAGCGCAAATGCCAGGGCATGCCGCTTTTGTCCATGGACCGCCGCGCCCGCAGCACGAAGGGGCTGGCCTGCTGCCCCTTCAGCAGGAACACCATCTCGTGGTCCAGAAAGGTCTCCGGCTCCATGTTGTCGCACAGGCCGCGCAGGCGGTGCAGCAGGCTCTCCAGGCTCTGGTCCAAAACGCTTCCTGCGGCGGGCGGAGACGGGTtaccccctcccctcctctgctctcccctcccgGCTGAGCGGGGCTTTCAGCGAAGCCTGGGCGATCGCAGCCCTCCCCCAGCCCGCCTGTGtccacctcccctccccagcccccccccgacccggctccccgggggctgcccctcGGTCGAGGCGGCAGCGGCCCTGCAGGCCCGTGGCCCCGCCGGGCGCTCTCCTCGGcggcaggagggagctgctttgccggcccgcccgcccgccgcttACCTTGGAGCAGGTACTCCATCATGTTGATGGTGCCGCCCGTGACGGGCATCATGGTAACGGGGGGCGCCTCCATGGTGCGGACCCGGCCGGGGGGCtgagggcgggcggcgggaaggcGGAGGGAGCGGCGGGAAGGCGGCGGCGCGAGCGGCGGGAAGGCGGCGCCACCTGGCGGCCCGGCGGTGCCgcgccggccctgcccgctgAGGCGCGGAGGGTGGCGGCCGTGGCCGGTGGCTGCGCGGagccgcgggcggcggcccgCCCTGCGCGGCCCTGAGGGACGCCGAGGCTCGGCCCTGGGGGACGCCTCGGCTCGGCCCTGAGGGACGCCGCGGCTCCGCCCTGGGGGACGCCGCGGATGGGCGCGGGGGAGCGGGAGGCCGACGGGCGGGCCCGGCCCTGTGGGGTGACCGCTGCTTCAGCGAGCGgtgggcaggggccggggcggcgggagcagcCCCCGCTGTAGCTGTACCCACAGCGCAGTGCCTGCCCCCGGGTTTCGTAACGCCGTGAGAGCCGTACGCCTAACACGGTGCGTAAAAGCTTGGTCAGCAGTACCCGGTTTGCCTCTTGCTGCCTGTCAGTGGGTGCGTGTCGGTCCGCCCCTCTACCAGAAGGTGCAGGGCGGGGAGGTCGGGCAGCGGCGCGCTGCGGCCTGGCTCTCCGGCACCGCTGGCGACCTGGGTGGCAAATTGTTCTCGCGGGGGGGAATGGGAGCCGTACATCGGCTTGGCAAGGCAGAAATCCCGCCGGGCGGGTTTCTCATCTGGACGCTGCAGGTGCTGCACCCTTCTTTCCAGATGGAAAAGCCTCCCTTTTCAAAACGCAGCAGAAGTGCTCAGTATGTATCAGTTCAATCAGGTCCTCCAGATCCCAAACCTAgagttataatttttttttttttttccttagctgttTTTATAACAAGCCTTCATGTCACATGGAAAGTAAACGATATATCTGTCTTCCCTTTACGGGTAACTCCACACAGTGGTGGtgtcccctgcctcccccacataaattatataaatattagCACAAGCCAAACACCTGCAACTGAGAAACGGCATGCGCATACTCTCCCAGCGCAGTAATAATTTGCATCAGCCCTGATATATGGGAGCTAGCTTGGAGTACAGCTACGCAGTTGAATGGGGGTGACTTCAGGGGCACGGTGCGGTCCAGGAGGGACCTGACTGTTGCTGCAGCTGGAAGCACACCCCAGGTAGCTGCCACAGCGCATACACATTGCACACACTTCCCCGATTACAGGTAAGAGGCCTGTGTTcaaataaggaagaaaacagtcaaCAAAATGTTTGGGTAATGGTTTAAAAGCTTCCTCACGCTTCTCAGAGCAAAAAACAGGTTTTCTCTTGTACACAGATCAGCTTTAGTTAATGTGCTTGTAATACAGTTAGAATGAAAGAATATAGAGAAAGATAACtaggaaaagtaaaaatgagtCAAAAATGCACTTCAGTGTTTCGCAAGGGATAGTTTCTCAGGTTCACTTCTTTCTGTggtgatagaatcatagaatcatagaatcgtttaggttggaaaagacctttaagatcatccagtccaaccattaacctacactaccaagtctactctaagccagtcaagggcagactagactaaaccatgtcccaaagtgccacatctacccgttttttgaacacttccagggatggggactccaccacctctctgggcagcctgttccaatgcttcaccaccttttccgtaaagaaatttttcctaattttcaacctaaacctgccctggcgcaggatgagcccatttcctctcatcctatcgctaactacttgggagaagagcccaacacccacctcactacagcctcctttcaggtagttgtagagagcgataaggtctcccctcagcctcctcttctccaggctaaacaaccccagttccctcagccgctcctcataagacttgttctccagacccttcaccagccttgttgcccttctctggacacgctccagcacctcaatgtctttcttgtattgaggggcccaaaactggacacagtattccaggtgcggcctcaccagtgccgagtacagggggacagtcacctccctgcttctgctggccacactattcctgacacaaggcaggatgctgttggccttcttggccacctgggcacactgctggctcatgttcagccagctgtctaccaacacccccaggtccttttctgccaggcagctttccagccactcttccccaagcctgtagcgctgcatgggcttgttgtgacccaagtgtaggacctggcacttggccttgtaaaacctcatacagttggccacggcccatcgatccagcctgtccaggtccctctgcagggccatcctaccctccagcagatcgacactcccacccagtttggtgtcatctgcaaacttactgagggtgcactcgatcccctcatccagatcattgataaagatattaaacaaggctggccccaaaacagagccctggggaacaccgttcgtgactggctgccaactggatttaactccattcactacaactgtctgggctcagccacccagccagttttttacccagcgaagactacgcccgtccaagccatgagctgccagcttcccaaggagaatattgtgggagacggtgtcaaaagctttgctaaagtccaggtaaatgacatccacagcctttccatcatctaccaggcgggtcaccaggtcataaaaggagatcaggttggtcaagcaggacctgcctttcatgaaccagtgctggctgggtctgatcccctggttgacctgcacttgcctgttgagttcactcaatatgaacctctccataatcttccccggcaccgaggtcaggctgacaggcctgtagttccccggggtcttccttccggcccttctttTAGATGGGCGTCtcattggcaagcctccagtcatcagggacctcccctgttaaccaggactgctgatagatgatggagagtggcttggcaagctcctctgccagctccctcagtactctcgggtggatcccatctggccccatagacttgtgagcatccaggtggcgtagcaggtcattaactgcttcctcctggactatgagggctccattctgctccccatccctatcctctagctcaggggcctgagtaccctggggatgactggtctggctgttacAGATACAGATTACCTCTTCTGCCTAGCTTAGGTGCATGGTAACATTACTACAAAtgcctaaaaaaaacccaagaggatgtctacatttctgttttgaaatgcaaattcttTCAAATTACTCGCTTGCAGCTACCTCACAGAGTTCTGCCCTGTAGTCTGAAGAGCTATGCAATAGTGCAATGCAGGAAACAAACGTTACACCAAACAGGGCAAACCCCCTGTAGGACTGGATGAAAAAGGTGAGCAAAAGTGGCTTACGCACACATAGAGAACACGAGTTATGTAAAAAACAGCGATGACAGTcttgcagctgctgagctgcttggAGGCTCTACAGTGCACTTCCATGCCTTAAAGGTATCttaaaaaagaatctttttctGCACTTGATGAAGATAAAACGCAACGAAAGACAGTTGGTCAGACAggtggaggaggtagagaaaaacagagacagaaatagaGGGTAAACGCATTATTCCCAGCCACCTACCTAAGTTCTGTTTGGCTCTCTGAAAGCCGCCTTATACACGTGGCTGTGTCAGGGAAACGGGATGGCTGTGTGGGACCAGGCCTTTGTCTCAGCTCTGTATCACAATATTTCAAGTGCACAGAGCAGAGCCCTCCCTGCAAGGGCCCTGCAGGGGAACGTCTGGTGAAATGTGTGATCCAGCCATGTTCACACATTGAAATAACATGAACAGTTAGGGAGGGTCAGTTAGATATAAACTGGATGtaaagtttttttcttccctgttactaaaacttggatttttttcctcacttatCTCACAGGCTTTGGGTCTGAATCCTCATTTTGTCACCTTTGTCGATCAAAATTTCTTTCAGACTAAACACACAGCACTCTCCATTCACTGGTGGTGAATTAATAGCAAAAAGCCTTCCGCCCCACAAATACATGTGTGAGCTTGTTGAAATTAATTACTCCACTCAGTTATATAATAGGCAATTCATGTAATGAGTTCATTGCATAATTTACATCTTAAAAAGTTGTTGACAGAATTTCAAGGCTAGGATTACTCCTTCAGTGACTTTCTGTCTTAACAGGTAACTCAAGGATGTTGGGTTGTTCCTAGCCATTTCACCACAAGCAGTGATGTGTCAGTAGCTGAGGGACTATCTTAAATAGACTACATAAGCTTACAGCACaatgacagagaagaaaacagacatcaGGTAACTGATGTTaactgagcatgacgtcatatggtatggaatacccttTTGGTCAGTTCgggtcagctgccctggctgtgccccctcccagcttcttctgcacctggcagagcatgggaagctgaaaagtccttgactagggtcagcactacttagcaacaactaaaacatcagtgtgttatcagcattattctcatactaaatccaaaacacagcactatgccagctactaggaagaaaattaactctatcccagctgaaatcaggacattATATACTCTTTactttgcaaagcaggaaaatttTTCAAGTGTTAGAAGTGTTCAAGAAGTTAGTTCAATGAGCTGGCCAGCCTGGTGGCTTCCAGGCTTGGCCTTGTTCCTAAACTTGTATTACCAAAGCAAAAACTGAAGatgcatgtatttttctatGTTACGTGACTGTGTCCCCTGGATTTTAAATGACCACTTTAGGGTGCTTTGTTAAATATTAAAGAAGCTGCTGTGAGAACACTTCTTTCGTGAGTGTCCAACTCTTCAGACTTAGTTACCCAGAAATACTTTGCACATGGGAAAGCCAAGATTATTCCTGAAAAATGCAATTCTGTTTAGCCAGAAACTGTGCCAACAGTGGTGTCTCTCTCCATGTGCCTTATAGACCTCCCCATTTTTTTCACTAATTAGGCATTCTTTGAGAGCCAATATTCCCAAAAGTTGAACAAATTTTAACTGTTTTAGTGCTGTTAAACTGGGCCAGCTCTCACATATAAAAGAAGGGGAATGGGCTGGACTGCTGTATGTACTGTTGTTACACAAGTACTTGGCTTGTTTCAagtaccttttttaaaaaagctttatcCTTGGCAGCATGATTATACCCCTGCACAGTGCATAAAGCAGGCTTCATTGGGTGTGGGCTATGGGTGTAACACTGATTAAGCAATCAGTGCTGGGCAAAAGAAGGTAGCAGCATCACCCACTTGTTTTGAGGGTGAAGTAAGGTTTTCAGGGCAACTTTACATGGTGACTGTCTCCTTGGAAGACCACTTGTCTGAGATGATTGTGGATTGATGATGACGCAGCCTATGGCATATACATACTGTAGGATTGCCTTCCATTTGTTCTTGGAAGCCAGTGTTTCTTTACAGGGAAAGTGAGAAGCAATTTGGCAAACCGTGTTGTGG
Coding sequences within it:
- the MED18 gene encoding mediator of RNA polymerase II transcription subunit 18, whose translation is MEAPPVTMMPVTGGTINMMEYLLQGSVLDQSLESLLHRLRGLCDNMEPETFLDHEMVFLLKGQQASPFVLRARRSMDKSGMPWHLRYLGQPEIGDKNRHALVRNCVDIATSDNLTDFLVEMGFRMDHEFVAKGHVFRKGIMKIVVYKIFRILMPGNTESIEPLSLSYLVELNVVAPAGQDVVSDDMRNFAEQLKPLVHLEKIDPKRLM